The Tolypothrix sp. PCC 7712 region GGGAGATGATCGTGACACAAGATAAAGCCCTAGCAAATGTTTTTCGTCAGATGGCAACTGGAGCGTTTCCTCCAGTTGTAGAAACGTTTGAACGCAATAAAACGATCTTTTTTCCTGGCGATCCTGCTGAACGAGTTTATTTTCTTTTAAAAGGCGCTGTTAAGCTTTCCAGGGTGTATGAGGCAGGAGAAGAAATCACAGTAGCGCTGCTACGGGAAAATAGCGTTTTTGGTGTGTTGTCATTACTGACAGGAAACAAATCGGATAGGTTTTACCATGCCGTTGCATTTACCCCTGTAGAATTATTGTCAGCTCCTATTGAACAAGTAGAGCAGGCACTCAAGGAAAATCCAGAATTATCAATGTTAATGCTGCGAGGTCTTTCTTCGCGAATTTTACAAACAGAGATGATGATTGAAACCCTCGCGCACCGAGATATGGGTTCAAGGTTAGTGAGTTTTTTATTAATTCTCTGTCGAGATTTTGGTGTTCCTTGTGCAGATGGGATCACAATAGATCTGAAGCTATCTCATCAAGCGATCGCAGAAGCGATCGGTTCTACTCGTGTTACCGTCACCAGGTTACTCGGCGATTTACGTGAGAAAAAGATGATTTCTATTCACAAAAAGAAGATTACTGTGCATAAACCTGTTACTTTAAGTCGGCAATTTACTTAAAAGCAATTGGGGAAAGCAGAGGAGGCGAATGTTGTGTTTTTAGAAATCACACCACTATGGAGGTAAATCTAAAAATTGATGAAGTTCAGCAATTGCCAATCTCTGATTTCCCGCAGAAGATGTTTGAAAGTAGTAGGCTGTATCTGGAAGCATTTCGGTAGCTGAAGATGACCACTGGGTACATCCTCATTGCAGCAATTTTAATTCTAGGGGGCGTACTTGCCACCGTGGGCGATCGCATCGGCACACGAGTTGGCAAGGCGCGCCTTTCTTTGTTTAAATTACGTCCAAAAAATACGGCAGTCTTAGTAAC contains the following coding sequences:
- the ntcA gene encoding global nitrogen regulator NtcA yields the protein MIVTQDKALANVFRQMATGAFPPVVETFERNKTIFFPGDPAERVYFLLKGAVKLSRVYEAGEEITVALLRENSVFGVLSLLTGNKSDRFYHAVAFTPVELLSAPIEQVEQALKENPELSMLMLRGLSSRILQTEMMIETLAHRDMGSRLVSFLLILCRDFGVPCADGITIDLKLSHQAIAEAIGSTRVTVTRLLGDLREKKMISIHKKKITVHKPVTLSRQFT